Proteins from one Juglans microcarpa x Juglans regia isolate MS1-56 chromosome 1S, Jm3101_v1.0, whole genome shotgun sequence genomic window:
- the LOC121247893 gene encoding LOW QUALITY PROTEIN: kinesin-like protein KIN-UB (The sequence of the model RefSeq protein was modified relative to this genomic sequence to represent the inferred CDS: deleted 1 base in 1 codon), which yields MASSAYRNGAHRGSSGMKVDRPVQVANIKSSSFKSRLTPSHSSGSVLRRSSPASFASKDGDGVSGRVRVAIRLRPRNAEELAADADFADCVELQPELKRLKLRKNNWDSDTYEFDEVLTEFASQKRVYEVVAKPVVESVLDGYNGTVMAYGQTGTGKTFTLGRLGEQDTADRGIMVRSMEDILAEISPETDSVSVSYLQLYMEALQDLLNPANDNIPIVEDPKIGDVSLPRATLVEIRDQQSFLELLRIGETHRIAANTKLNTESSRSHAILMVHVKRTFMDGADIISSENGDISHLAKPLKPLVRKSKLVVVDLAGSERIHKSGSEGHMLEEAKSINLSLSALGKCINALAENSAHVPIRDSKLTRLLRDSFGGTARTSLIVTIGPSPRHRGETTSTILFGQRAMKVENMLKIKEEFDYKSLSRRLEVQLDKLIAENERQQKAFEDEVERINTEAENRVSEVERSFADALEKERLKCQMDYMESVKQLEEKLVLNQQQRDLDVFADSNCIGQGPGLSAAEELVELKKLLEKEIKLRKVAEEEVKNCKCQQGQDWQSEAGGSVEVLKLHKILEDEAHQKKKLEEEIIILRSQLLQLTFEADQMKRYLDRGGSGNAYTGLDSSMSPFRHPQLKDAVNGQKASIATLFEQVGLQKILALLESEDANVQIHAVKVVANLAAEEVNQKKIVEAGGLTSLLVLLRSFEDETVRRVAAGAIANLAMNEANQELIMAEGGISLLSMTAADAEDPQTLRMVAGAIANLCGNDKLRMKLKSEGGIKALLGIVRCGHPDVLSQVARGIANFAKCESRASTQGTNSCRSLLIEDGALPWIVQNANDEAAPIRRHIELALCHLAQHEVNAKDMISGGALWELVRISRDCSREDIRSLARRTLISSPTFRSELRRLRIDY from the exons atggCTTCGAGTGCATATAGAAATGGAGCTCACAGGGGAAGTAGTGGCATGAAGGTGGATCGGCCAGTCCAGGTAGCGAACATCAAATCGTCGTCGTTTAAATCCAGGCTTACTCCGTCTCACTCTTCGGGATCCGTCCTCCGCCGCAGTAGCCCCGCCTCTTTCGCTTCCAAGGACGGCGACGGAG tATCTGGAAGAGTTCGAGTGGCTATAAGACTACGACCTCGAAATGCTGAAGAATTGGCGGCAGATGCAGATTTTGCTGATTGTGTGGAGTTGCAGCCAGAG CTCAAAAGGTTGAAACTTCGG AAAAACAACTGGGATTCAGACACTTATGAATTTGACGAGGTTCTTACTGAATTTGCATCCCAGAAGCGTGTCTATGAAGTTGTTGCTAAGCCTGTTGTAGAG AGTGTTTTAGATGGGTACAATGGAACTGTGATGGCTTATGGTCAGACTGGTACCGGTAAAACTTTTACTCTTGGACGACTGGGAGAGCAAGATACAGCTGATCGCGGAATCATGGTTCGCTCTATGGAGGATATTTTAGCAGAAATTTCTCCTGAGACTGATTCTGTCTCCGTCTCATATTTGCAG CTTTACATGGAGGCCCTGCAAGACCTGCTCAATCCTGCAAATGATAACATTCCTATTGTGGAAGATCCAAAAATTGGTGATGTTTCACTACCAAGGGCAACTCTTGTAGAAATCAGGGACCAGCAGAGTTTTCTGGAGCTGCTAAGAATAGGGGAAACTCATCGAATCGCTGCTAACACAAAATTGAATACTGAGTCTTCTCGTAGTCATGCTATTCTGATG GTCCATGTTAAAAGGACTTTCATGGATGGAGCAGATATCATTTCCAGTGAAAATGGTGACATCTCTCACTTGGCCAAACCTTTAAAGCCACTTGTTCGGAAAAGCAAGCTAGTTGTAGTAGATCTAGCAGGGTCAGAGCGTATCCACAAGTCAG GAAGTGAGGGACATATGTTAGAGGAAGCTAAGTCTATCAACCTCTCACTTAGTGCATTGGGGAAGTGCATAAATGCTCTAGCAGAGAATAGTGCTCATGTTCCAATTCGTGATTCAAAACTTACGAGGTTGCTTAGAGATTCATTTGGAG GCACAGCGAGGACATCATTAATTGTCACTATTGGTCCATCCCCACGCCATCGGGGAGAGACAACAAGCACCATACTGTTTGGACAAAGG GCTATGAAGGTAGAGAACATGTTGAAAATAAAGGAGGAATTTGATTACAAAAGTTTGTCTAGGAGGCTTGAAGTACAACTGGACAAGCTCATTGCAGAAAATGAAAGGCAGCAGAAAGCTTTTGAGGATGAGGTAGAAAGAATAAATACAGAAGCGGAAAATCGAGTCTCTGAGGTCGAGAGAAGCTTTGCAGATGCATTAGAG AAGGAGAGGCTAAAATGCCAGATGGATTATATGGAATCAGTCAAGCAGCTGGAGGAGAAGTTGGTGTTGAATCAGCAACAGCGTGATCTTGATGTCTTCGCGGACAGTAATTGCATTGGACAG GGGCCTGGCCTCTCTGCTGCTGAGGAACttgttgagttaaaaaagttgcttgaaaaggaaattaaacTAAGAAAAGTGGCTGAAGAAGaagtaaaaaattgtaaatgtcAACAAGGGCAAGATTGGCAGTCAGAG GCAGGTGGAAGTGTTGAGGTTTTGAAGCTTCACAAAATTCTCGAGGATGAGGCTCATCAGAAGaagaaacttgaagaagaaataataatactacGAAGTCAGTTGCTGCAACTGACTTTTGAAGCTGATCAG ATGAAAAGGTATCTTGACAGAGGTGGGTCTGGAAATGCATACACTGGTCTAGATTCTTCCATGTCTCCATTTAGGCATCCCCAACTTAAAGATGCTGTAAATGGACAGAAGGCATCAATTGCAACACTCTTTGAGCAAG TTGGATTGCAAAAGATCTTGGCACTACTCGAGTCAGAAGATGCCAATGTACAGATTCATGCTGTAAAAGTAGTGGCCAACCTAGCAGCTGAAG AAGTGAACCAGAAAAAGATTGTTGAAGCTGGGGGTCTTACTTCCTTGCTGGTGCTACTTAGAAGCTTTGAGGATGAAACTGTTCGCAGAGTAGCAGCTGGTGCAATTGCCAATCTTGCAATGAATG AAGCCAATCAAGAACTTATAATGGCCGAAGGAGGGATTAGTCTTTTATCAATGACAGCAGCTGATGCTGAGGATCCTCAAACCTTACGCATGGTTGCTGGAGCTATTGCTAATCTATGTGGCAACG ATAAGCTACGAATGAAGCTGAAGTCTGAAGGTGGTATTAAGGCCTTGCTAGGAATTGTGAGATGTGGACATCCTGACGTTCTGTCTCAAGTTGCACGTGGAATTGCTAACTTTGCAAAATGCGAGTCCCGGGCCTCTACTCAAG GGACAAATAGCTGTAGATCTCTTTTGATAGAAGATGGTGCACTTCCATGGATTGTACAAAATGCTAATGATGAAGCTGCACCAATCAGGCGTCATATTGAGCTTGCACTCTGCCACTTGGCACAACACG AAGTAAATGCAAAGGACATGATTAGTGGAGGTGCACTCTGGGAGCTAGTTCGTATCTCACGCGATTGCTCCCGAGAGGACATAAGGAGTCTTGCCCGTAGGACATTGATTTCCAGCCCGACCTTTCGATCTGAATTGCGGCGGTTACGGATAGATTATTGA
- the LOC121245760 gene encoding LOW QUALITY PROTEIN: AT-hook motif nuclear-localized protein 22-like (The sequence of the model RefSeq protein was modified relative to this genomic sequence to represent the inferred CDS: inserted 1 base in 1 codon) — protein MDPITAHGRPLPPPFLSRDLHLHPHHQFQNHQPQNSEEEQSGNVSLNRGLKRDHDENNTNNVTATTTESKEFGSGSTGEGEINRRPRGRPAGSKNKPKPPIIITRDSANALRSHVVEVASGCDIMESVSTFARRRQRGXCIMSGSGTVTNVTLRQPAAAGAVVTLHGRFEILSLSGSFLPPPAPPAASGLTIYLAGGQGQVVGGSVVGPLLASGPVVIMAASFGNAAYERLPLDEEEPPVPIPGSGSLGSPGVVGQQQPQQQQQLLPDPNSSLFHGMPQNLLNSCQLPSEAYWGGTGRPPY, from the exons ATGGATCCGATCACAGCACATGGCCGTCCTCTCCCTCCGCCTTTCCTATCCAGAGATCTTCATCTACACCCCCACCATCAATTCCAAAACCACCAACCCCAAAATTCCGAGGAGGAACAAAGCGGTAATGTTAGCTTAAACCGCGGGCTGAAACGAGATCACGATGAAAACAACACCAACAACGTCACTGCCACAACCACTGAAAGCAAGGAATTTGGCTCAGGCTCCACCGGAGAGGGAGAAATTAATCGAAGACCCCGAGGCAGACCCGCTGGCTCCAAGAACAAGCCCAAGCCGCCCATCATAATCACCCGCGATAGTGCAAATGCCCTCCGATCCCATGTCGTTGAAGTCGCTAGTGGTTGTGATATCATGGAAAGCGTTTCCACTTTCGCTAGGCGGAGACAAAGGG TTTGCATTATGAGTGGGAGTGGCACTGTCACTAATGTCACCCTCAGGCAGCCTGCTGCAGCCGGTGCAGTTGTGACTTTACATGgaagatttgagattttatCTCTGTCAGGGTCCTTTTTACCCCCACCTGCGCCACCGGCCGCCTCGGGGTTGACCATATATCTAGCCGGCGGTCAAGGCCAGGTGGTTGGCGGTAGCGTGGTTGGTCCGCTTCTGGCATCTGGCCCAGTTGTTATAATGGCAGCATCATTTGGTAATGCAGCATATGAGAGGCTTCCTTTAGACGAGGAAGAGCCACCGGTGCCAATTCCGGGAAGTGGATCTCTCGGATCCCCAGGAGTTGTCGGGCAACAACAGccacagcagcagcagcaactaCTACCTGATCCTAATTCATCTCTTTTTCATGGCATGCCCCAAAATCTTCTAAATTCATGCCAGTTACCGTCTGAGGCCTACTGGGGTGGCACGGGTCGTCCTCCCTATTAA